One window of the Mytilus galloprovincialis chromosome 14, xbMytGall1.hap1.1, whole genome shotgun sequence genome contains the following:
- the LOC143059273 gene encoding glyoxal reductase-like has translation MATNIDSVINLNDEIEMPLFGLGTAWTNECSQAVSYAIEQGYRMIDTAQRYGNEEDVGKGIAMSGKDRKDLFIVTKQWQNGHDACIQGLQRSLVRLDTDFIDLFLIHGPREGRNVETYKAMLELKKQGLVRSVGVSNFNIHHLEGLRNAGLPTPSVNQIELHPWLQPREIIDYCKKYNIIVMGYSPLVKSKMLKNQHICDLAKRYNKTTAQILIRWSVQHGYITIPKSSKPNRIKENMQVFDWTLSEDDMDYLDQNNVEEIRCAWDAINSEWHG, from the exons ATGGCAACCAATATTGACTCTGTAATCAATTTAAATGATGAGATTGAAATGCCTCTGTTTGGTCTGGGAACAGCATGGACAAATGAGTGTTCACAAGCAGTTTCATATGCCATTGAACAGGGATACAGAATGATTGATACTGCTCAGAGATATGG gaACGAGGAAGATGTTGGTAAAGGCATAGCTATGAGTGGGAAAGATAGGAAAGATCTATTTATAGTAACAAAGCAATGGCAGAATGGACATGATGCCTGTATTCAAGGTTTACAGAGAAGTTTAGTTCG ATTAGATACAGATTTTATAGACCTGTTTCTGATTCATGGCCCAAGAGAGGGGAGGAATGTAGAGACTTATAAAGCAATGTTAGAACTGAAGAAACAAGGTTTGGTCAG ATCTGTTGGGGTTTCCAATTTCAACATTCACCACTTAGAAGGTCTAAGAAATGCAGGATTACCAACTCCATCTGTGAATCAGATTGAACTGCATCCATGGCTTCagccaagggagataattgattATTGTAAAAAGTATAACATAATTGTCATGGGTTATTCCCCTTTAGTGAAAAGCAAAATGTTGAAGAACCAACATATCTGTGATCTTGCTAAAAG GTACAATAAGACAACTGCACAGATTTTAATACGTTGGAGTGTTCAGcatggatatattacaataccAAAGTCTTCCAAACCAAACAGAATCAAAGAAAATATGCAAGTTTTTGATTGGACGTTGAGTGAAGATGACATGGACTATCTT GATCAAAATAATGTTGAAGAGATAAGGTGTGCTTGGGATGCAATCAACTCAGAATGGCATGGATGA